The Verrucomicrobiia bacterium DNA segment TTTTCAACCGGGGAGTCGTCGAGTCCTGAAATCACGATGGCGGTCGGTACGCCGTCGCCCGTTACGTTGCTGATGACCATGTTCCTGAACAGCGGGGGCTTTTCATTGGCGGCCTGCTTGCGGTCCGAACTGTAATCCATGTTCATTATCACGACCTCGCGTTGCATGTTCCGCACCTTGAGATCGCGGGCAAACACGTTCTCCACGATGCCGCCGCGACCGCGGCGCGACTTGATGCGGATGGCGCGGTCGGTGCCATCGAACTCGCAGTCGTACATGAAGACGTTCCGCACTCCGCCTGACATTTCGCTGCCGATCACAAGCCCGCCGTGGCCGCGCTTGCTGTAGCAGCGCCGCATCACCACGTTTTCCGTGGGGCGATTCACGCGCCAGCCGTCCTCGTTGTAGCCGGATTTCAGAACCACGCAATCGTCACCCGTGCTGAAGGTGCAATCCTCGATCAACATGTCCACGCACGAATCGGGATCGACCCCATCGTTGTTCGGCCCATCGGTTTCCACACACACGCGGCGAATCGTCGTGTTCAGGCAGTAGATTGGATGAATGGTCCAGTTGGGGCCGCTGCCGATCGTGAAGTCCTCAAGCAGGATGTTGGTGCAGTCAACGAAGCTGACGAAACTCGGGCGGATCGCGGCTTCGGCCGTTCCAAAAACACGCTGTTCCACGGGCACGCCCTGTGCGCCCATGTCAAAAAATTGCTTTGTTTCCCGCGTCTTCCAATCCCACCACACGCGGGCATTGCCATTCAGCCGTCCTTTTCCTGTAATCGCGATGTTCGTGCAACCCCGCGCGTAGACGAGCGGCGAATAGTTGTAGAGTTCAATCCCGCCCACGCGCACAAACACGACTGGCAGGTAGTCCTCGATGCGGTCGCTGAAAATCACTTCGGCGCCTTCACTCAGATGCAATTCCACATTGCTCCGAAGGTGAATTGGGCCCGTGAGGAATTTGCCGGCCGGCACAACGACGCGCCCGCCTCCCGCTTCAAAGCAGGCCCGTATGGCAGCAGCAAACGATTTCCCGCAGTTCGTTTTCGCACCTGCAATCGCCCCAAAATCCATGATGGAGACCGTGTGCTTCGGAAACGTCGGTGGCACAATGCGTTCGAGAATCCGCGGCAAGCCGGCCCATCCGCCACCCGTCGGCGATTGGTTCTGCGCCTGCAGTCGAACCGCGGCGGCCATAAGCGTCAGGAAGACAATCAACAGCGGGCGTGCCATGGGACGCAGAGTAGACACGATCGATGGCTGAGGAAACCGCCACTTCTGCAAAGCACATTGAAAAATCGGCCGCCTCACGCCTTTCCAGCCAATGGCCGCCGGAGTGCCGTGTTCTTTCGATGGGGGTCAAAACGGCAGTTCGGGCTCAGCCTTGTCAGAAGAAATCCCTGCATCCATGATTCCGGCAAGGAACTTGCATCCCAAGGAACCGAACATGAAAATCACGAATTGTATAAAAATTGGATTTGCTGCCTCCGCTTTGCTTGTTTTTGCCGGCTGCGTGAGCAACTCCGAACCCGGGCTGACATCGAACTCATTTGCCGTTCGGACCGCCACTCTGGGAATCGGTGGGAATAACTGCGGCGGATTTAACGGAACCAGCGGCTCCACCGCGTGTGTCGGGCCTTACACAGGATTCGCAATCATCACGAACTCGGCTTCCGGGACGATCTGGTTCACGGCGCCCGCGGGAGCTACCAACTGCGTTGTCACGGATTCCTCCGGTTTTGCGTCCCCCTACGTTTCCGTCGTGAAAGCCGTCCGCCGCAGCAATCTCATGTCGTGGTGTGGAACCAACTCCGTGAGTTTCCCGGCCAATGCAGGGCAGCAATACAAGTTCACGATTTTTCTCAAGAGCACGCCGCCGCCTCCGACGAACGGGCAGCCGCTGGTTCTCGAAGTAGACTGGAATCCTTGAAACCTCCTAGAAGCTGAATTGCAGCCGCGCGATGAATGTTCGCTCCCGGGGTAGATTGCCGGTAACCGTGAGCGAGTGCAGATGGTAGTTTTCGTCGGAGAGGTTGAGAACTCCCGCTGCAATGCTGGCACGGCGCTGCCAGAAGCGATACCCCCCAAGCACGTTGTAATGCCAGAAGTCGTCGCCAGGCTGGCTGGAGAGATCCGCCGAGTTTTGCTGGCGAAACCAGACTGCTTCAAAGCTGGAGAAAAGTCCTGACGCGTGGTTGAAGTTCGCGTGAAGGACCAGCTGATGCATCAGGCTTTCCGCGTCTTCGTGAGGAACAAAACCGCCGCTGAACTCGCCAGGCAGCAGGTGCCGCGTGTCAGGGCGCGTGGCCGTCAGATCAGACTGCGTTAGCCGGTACACAAGCCCTGCCGACCATTCGGTTCCGATCAGTTGATTGGCAGTAAACACCACTGCGCGTTCCCGAAAATCGATATTTTCACGCAGGCCGTATCCGTTCACCAGAACAAGCACATCGTCTTCTAAACCAAAGGGGTCCACGTAGATGCTGCCACGCCAGCGATCGACCTCGGAATAGAGTAATTCGCCCCGAAGGCCAAGGTAGGTTCCAGTTTTGAATTTCTGTTCGAGCGACAGTGCAAACGTGTCGTTCTCTCCTCCGGAAGTCCCGCCGCTTAGGGATTCAGGAATCAGGCTCCGAAACGCCTGGTTCAGCCCCGCGACTTGGGTGGGTTCGATGCGATGACTCTGATCCAGGCTCCCGCCGGTGAGCGAGCGAGTATAGGCGCCGCGCACGGTCGTTCCCGGCAGAGGCGTCCAAAGGAACCCGGCCTTTGGCGAGAGCTGATCCTCGGAATCTTCGCTTCCCCAGAAGGGCGGTGTAAAAAGAAAGCGTGGATACTTGATCCAGTCATACGTGAGACCCGCGGTCAGCTGAAGCGGCTCCGCAACCTGCCACGAATGATAGCCGTAAAGGCTGTAGCGATGGAATTCCGCACGCACATCCTGGTCGGCGAGTATCGCGCCGGGGGAAAAAACTGTACCCTCAATATCGAAGGCAAGTTGCTCGAGGCGAAAATCGGTGTGTTGAAACAGAGCGCCGAGCACCGTCTGATGATCGCCCATTTGGAAAATTTGCTGAACCTCAGCGCTGTACAGTTCCTGGCTGTTAGCTGCCGTTCCCCCGGCCGGCAATGCATGGACGCCGGTGATGCCACCGTCGACTACAGCAGTGACCAGTTGGGAACGATCCGGGAAGGCCACCGAATAATGGTCCACTTCACGTGTCAGGATCACCAATGTATGGTTCCCCGGACTCCACTCATGGTGATACCCAAGTTCCAGCGTTGGCTGGTGTGTTTCCCGTGAACGGCCCCGAACCCGCACATCGGGATCGTACGCCTCTGCGAGGTCGCCCGCATCGGTTTCCGAAATTCTGACATGGAACAGTAGATCGTCCTGCGCGGTAATCCGTTGCTTCAAAGAGAGGCCAAGGGCACGGGTCTCCTGGTCGTTGTTGTAACGCTGTCCCGGATCGATTTGGTAGTCTCCTTCCAGGCTGTAGTTGAAGGTGTCAAACGTCCCGTACTGCGCAAAGCTTTGCATCCACGCCCCGCGGCTCAGGTATTCCGTGCTCGAAACCAGGCCGATGCCCGTGCGATTGAACAGGCGCGAGTATTCACTTTGCGACACGGCAGGCGAGAGAGGCCCGGCGTCCACCGGGGCAAGAAGAGATGCCAGCCTGTATTCGGCAGATGCCGGCGTCTCAAAGCGGAGATCCCAGTGGTTGGGATCTCTCATCGATTCAAAGCTGTTGGCGAGGAAGAAATGCGCGGAATAGTTGGCGTAATCGTAGGCAACGGCGCGGTACGCTTCCCGCATTGCGACTTCCCCCATGCCCGCGTCTTCATAAATCCGGGCCAGGTTCGCACTGCGGACTGCGTGATCCTGCCGCAATAACAACTCCGAGCGAACGATGCTGCGGTTGTCGTTACGTTCCTGTGAACGTTCCAGTTCCCGAATCGCTTCGTTGATGCGGTTGTTGCGATGATGCACCAGCGCGGAATACAGATGCGGCGTGGGGTCGTTAGGATCCAATCCCGCGGCGAGTTGAAGCTCTCGTTCTGCGTGCGGAAAATCACCGATGGCTTCGTGAGCCTTGCCGAGATAGCTGCGCAATTCCGCGCGCTGCGGCTCCAGCGCCGCCGCGACCATCAGGTCTTCGCGGCCGCCAGTGACATCGCCGCGGCGAATCCGGGAAAGGCCGCGCCCGAGCCATGCATTGGCGAGCGCTGAATCAACAGCAATCGCGCGATCAAACGACGTCAATGCCTCATCAAAGCGGTTGTCGGCGGCCTCGAGGAACCCCTGGAGCGCGAGGGCCTGGGCGTTTCGCGGCGAAAGTTCAAGGCCTTTTGTCAGCGCTTCGCGAGCCTCTGCCAGGCGTCCAAAGCTGAACTCCAGTTCGGCGAGCCGGGTCCAGGCAAATCCCAGACCGGGCGACACTACAGCGGCCTGGCGCGCCAGCCTGCGGGCGCGCTCGAGGGACTCGCCGCGAAGGCCGCCCGATTGCGCGTGATAACTCGAGGCCAGAAGCTCCGAGGCGGTTTCAGGATTGGAAATTCCAGAATACGAATCCCGCCGAACGGAGTTGATCAACAGCCGCAGGGCAGCAGCGGATCGTTGTTCCGGAACTGCATCGGGCGCCACCGCGGCCAGCAGCGATTGCGCCTGCTCCACTTGTCCAACGGACAGCAGCAACGCCGCATGAAAAACCCGCCCGGCATTTGAGGCAGGCGCTCCATTGGTTGGATGCCGCGCGAGCGCATTGAGCAGGTCGCCTTGTTGATACGCCGCAAGCGAATCGGCAAGGGCTGCGCGTTCTGCATCCGCAAACGCCAGTTCAGCAGGATCAATGACGGCCGGATAATAAAAGGCCCACTGAAGCACGTGGTTCACGATGAAGCCGGCCGTTGGAGCAGGCGCGCGTCCTGGTTCAGCAACCGCCTGCTGCCCGTTGGTCAGGATCAGCGTCGCTTGTTCATTTCCAAACGTCACTGTTCCATCGATCACAGAAAGCGTCGTGCGGCCCAGACCATTCACCGCCATCACAAACTCAGTCCCTTCGATGCCCGCGCTGGCGCCCCGGGTGACAACGCGAATACGTCCCGGTTTGTCGCGGTGAAAGAAGGAAAGCACACCGCGGAAAAGTTCGAGGCCGGACTGCCCATCGCGCACCGGTAGGATTTCGAGCTCGGTGGACGCTCCGAATGGAATGACGCTTTCTCCACTCCAGCGCAGCGCCACCCTGCTGTTGGCGCTCGTCCTCAAGCGGTCGCCCGCCGAGAGAAGCTGGTTTGTCGCGCCCGGTGTCCACGTCGAAGTCCCCGCAGGCAGGACCTGCACGGTGCCCTGTAATTCTACAATCCGGATCTGCTCCGCTTGGGAACTTTGTCCCCATCCGCACAAGGTGCTGGCTTCAAAGAGCAATACAACGGCGACAATGCAGGTGATCTGGTGTGACAGTTTCACTTGGTGATTTCATTAACGTTTCCTGAAGGCGCCAGCCTGCTGGCCCATCCTCCTCGTCCGAGGCGGCGATACGAAATCACAAACGGAACCGGTTTACAATCGTAAACGTCCTGCGGAGAAGGTTTGCGAATCCAGTCAACGGGTATCTTGTTTCCGGCCGAACCCTTCCTGAACCGGGATCAATGCCGTCACTATAAACCCGGGCAGTGTCGCGATGAGCACCCACATGAAAAAACGGGGGTAGCCCAACAGGTCCTGCAGCCATCCGCTCCACATGCCTGGCAGCATCAAGCCAAGCGCCATGAACCCCGTGCAGATGGCGTAATGCGCAGTCTGATGCTGGCCGCGAGCAATATGGATCATGTAGAGCATGTACGCCGTGAAGCCGAAACCGTATCCGAATTGCTCGGCGGCGACGCACGCCGCGACCACGCCTGTGCTGGACGGCAGCGCGTATGCGAGATATACGAACAACGCGTTCGGAGCGTGCGTTGCAAATGCCATGGGCCAGAGACAGCGGCGCAACCCGAACCGTGAAACCACCCAGCCTCCCAACAGCCCGCCCGTCATGAGCGCGATGACGCCGCCCGTTCCATACACCATGCTGAATGCGCGGTTGCTCAAGCCCAGCCCGCCTGACTCGTTCGAATCAATCAGGAAGGCTTGCGCCATCGGCAGCAATTGTGCCTCGGCAAAGCGATACAAAAGAAGGAACGAGAGCAGGACACCTATTCGTCTCTTCCCGAAAAAACTGCGGAAGGTTTCAACGAAATCCCGCCAGAAACGCGTTGATCCTTCCCACGATCCCTCCCGATCGGCCGCCGACCGGGGAAGGATTGACCTGTGGTAAATGCCGAGGGCCGCAAAGAGGATTGCCAGACCTGCAAACGCAATCATCCACGCCGTTCGGACATTCCCGAGTTCAGCCTGCAGCGCGGCCACCAGGAAAATAAATGGGCCCTTCATTGAAAGGGTGGCGAGCCGGTATACGGCGTTGCGAACGCCCACAAAGAAGGATTGTTCCTGCTCCGACAGCGCCAGGATGTAAAATCCATCAGCTGCGATGTCGTGCGTGGCGGAGCTGAATGCCAGGAGAAAAAAGCAAACAATCGAGCCTGGCACAAACCACGATGCCGGCAGGAGGCACGCGAGCGCTCCCGCGGCCACGCTTAACAGGATCTGCGTTCTCCAAATCCAGAGGCGACGCGTCCGCAGGAGGTCCACGAGGGGGCTCCAAAGGGGTTTCAGAACCCAGGGCAGATAAAAAAGTCCCGTGTAAAAAGCCACTTTCGTGTTCGACACGCCGAGCGCCTTGTAGAGCAGGAGCGCCACCGTCGTGACCAGCGCATTGGGCAAACCTTCCGCAAGATAGAGCGTCGGAATCCACGCCCAGGGACGCCGATGCTGGCTAGGGTTTGTTTGGCTGGGCTGAAACACGACGCGTGTTTATCAGCAAATCTCCGCGCTCAGCAAGGGCGCAGGTGTGTCCGGCGTTCCCAACGGCTGCCGTGCGCAAAGTGATTGCACTGCGCTGCGGCTGCCGCTCAAATGCTGTGGTGATTGCAAAACGTGTCATACCATGCCTCGACGTCCACGATGGAAAAGTCACCCGTGGCGTGCAGTTTGGCAAAGCGGAATCGGGTGAACTGCGCAACGTCGGAGATCCTGTGGAACTCGCAATCCGCTACAATGAGCAGGGCGCCGATGAAATGGTTTTCTTTGACATCACCGCCAGCGCCCATGGCCGCAAGACGATGGTGGATGTCATCGAACGCGCCGCCGCCGAGTGTTTCATGCCGCTGACGGTCGGCGGCGGAATTAAATCGGTCGACGACATGTACGCGATGCTTCGCGCTGGCGCTGACAAGATCAGCATCAATTCCTCTGCACTCGTGGATCCGGAGTTGATCCGGCGCGGAGCGGAAAAGTTTGGCAGCCAGTGCATCGTGGTGTCGATCGATGCAAAGAGGATCGCGCCTGACCAGTGGCGGGTGTTCTCGCACGGCGGCCGAAAGGATACGGGACTGGAAGCCGTCGCATGGGCTCAGAATGCAGTGAAGCTCGGAGCTGGCGAAATCGTGTTGAATTCCATCGACGCTGATGGAACCAAGGCGGGGTTCGACCTGGTGATCACGCGCCGCGTCAGTGAAGCAGTCGGGGTTCCCGTGGTGGCGAGCGGGGGAGCTGGCAAACTGGAGCACATGGCGGAGGTGCTGCTCGAAGGCAAAGCAGACGCGGTCCTGGCCGCGAGCATCTTCCATTTTGGAACCTATACGGTCGCGGACGTAAAGCGGTTCCTTGCCGAAAAGAAAATCCCGGTTCGCTTCTGAGCCGCGCCGAACGCAGCACATCCATGAATACCACTCCTGACCTGGGTTCCCGACTCCTGCCGATCCTGCTCCTGGCGTGCTCGAACATCTTCATGACCTTCGCCTGGTACGGCCATTTAAAGTTCAAAGGCAAACCGCTCGCGCTGGTCATCCTGGTGAGCTGGGGAATTGCGTTTTTCGAATACGTCCTGATGGTTCCCGCCAATCGGTGGGGCCACTCGGTTTATTCCGCGACACAGCTCAAGATCCTGCAGGAGGTGATTACGATCGTTGTTTTTTGCGGCTTCGCGGTGCTGTACCTGCACGAAAAAATCCGCTGGAACCACATCGCCGCCTTTCTCTGCATCCTTGCGGCTGTCGCGTTCACATTCCTGCCAAAGAATCCGCAATAGGCGCAGGCCCGCGCGGCCCGCACCTGTGTCCGAAAACTCACGGACGCGCGATTTTTTTATCCCCTTTTTTTCCATCTTTTGGTAATCACGCGCATCCAGAGACGCCATGCCATCGAATCACTCTAAAGCCATCTTTGACGGGTTCGTGCCGCAGATTGGGGTCACGCCGCTTGCCGAACTGCTCTCCAACCTGCTCGGGGAGATAGCCGCATTGATGGAGGTGGAACGCGTCGGGTATTCGCGGATGGAACGCGATGGGTCGTCGATTCAGCAGGAGTTTCAATATTACCTTTCCCGCCGGCATTGTGACGCAGGTTCCCTGCTGCGGCTGTACGCCCGGGATTATCCCGGGTATTTCGCGGCATTGAACGCGCGTTCGAATGTCATCGTTTCGCACGATGTGATGTCGGACCCGCGGCTTGCAGAATTCCAGCAAACCTATTTCAAGCCACTGGGAATCACGTCCATGCTCGACGTCCCGGTTCACCGCGCCGGCCAGTTATACGGCGTCATCTGTCACGAGCATGTGGGTCCCCCGCGTCATTGGACCGACATGGAAGTGGAAGCGGCGCGCAGCTTTGCGCATCTCGTGGCGCTCGCCATTGAGACCGACCAGCGGCAGAAGATGGAAGCCGCCGTGCGGGATCGCGAGGCGCGGTATCGCGCCGCCATTGAACACACCCCCGCCGCGATCGTGGTGCTGAACGCAGCAACGGGAAAGTTTGTTGAAACCAATGACAACGCCGTCCGGCTGTTTGGCCTTTCGCGCGAGGAATTGCTGGACACAGGGCCCGCCGAACTCAGCCCGCCGAGGCAGGCCGATGGACGCCCAAGCAAGGATGTCGCACGCGAGAACATCGGGGCCGCAGTTAATGGCGAGACGCGGATTTTCGAATGGTTGCACCGTGACAGGTCGGGCAGGGACATCCCGTGCGAAATTCGCATCGCCCGGATGCCAGCCGAGGACGAGACCCTCGTGATCGCCGCGATCATGGACATCACCGAGCGCAAACGCGCCGAAGCCGAATTGCGAATGGCGCTGGAACAGGAACGCGAACTCAGCGAGCTGAAGACAAACTTTGTTAACGTGGTTTCACACGAGTTTCGGACTCCGCTCGGGGTCATTGTTTCGTCGGCTGAAATCCTTGAGCATTACTTTGAGCGGCTGCCGGGCGAGCAGCGCGCCGGCCATTTGCAGGACATCGGATTCGCAGCGCAGCAGATGGCGGGTTTGATGGATGAGGTGCTTCTGCTCGGCAGGGTCGATTCCGGACGCATGCAGTGCAATCCCGAACCGCTCGACATGGCGGGCTTTTGCCGACGGCTCGTCGACGAGCAGCTCTCTGCGACGCATCGCAAATGTCCCATCCAATTGACCGTTGAAGGATGCGCGAGTCAGGCGTCTGCTGATGAAGCCCTCCTGCGCCATGTCTTCAACAATCTACTGTCCAATGCGGTGAAATATTCGGCCGCTGGCAGTGTTGTGACGTTTGTGGTCAGGCGCGAGGAGCGGGACGCGGTGTTCGAAATTCAGGATCACGGGATCGGAATTCCCGCATCTGATCAGAAACGCCTGTTCGAGGCGTTTCATCGCGGGCAGAACGTTGGCGACATCGCGGGGACGGGCCTGGGCCTGGTGATTGCGAAAAGCTGTGTCGACCTGCACAGCGGCACGATTGCGATCTCCAGCGAACCCGGCAAAGGCACGCGCGTCACGGTTCGCCTGCCGCTCTTTCGCACGCGCCGCAGTGACACTCGCAATGGCGCGACAAAGACGAAACGACAGGCTGCCGCTTCCATGGATGCCATATGAACAGGATACTTGTCATCGAAGATCAGCCGCAGATGCGGAAGAATATCGTGACCATTCTGACCATGGAGAACTTCACGGTGTTGAGCGCGGAAAATGGCCGGCTGGGACTGGAGCTCGCGCGACGCGAGACGCCCGACCTGATCATCTGCGACGTCATGATGCCCGACCTGGACGGCTACGGAGTTCTCAAGGCATTGCGGGAGGAATCGGCGACCGCTGACATCCCCTTCATTTTTCTGACGGCGAAGAGCGAAAAGCTGGATATACGTGCCGGGATGAATTTCGGAGCGGACGATTACCTCACCAAGCCCGTAACACGCGATGATTTGCTCGCGGCGATCGCTGCGAGGCTCGAGCGGAGGCGATCGGTGGACGCGGCGCACAGCGGTCGCGGGTTCCAGCCCGATTTTTCCTCACCTGCACCGTTGAAGCGCCTCGGTTTGACCGAACGGGAATCAGAAGTGTTGTTATGGGTATCGCAGGGAAAGAGCAACGCTGAGATTGGAATCATTCTTGGCATGGCCGAGAAGACGGTAAAGAAGCACATGGGCAACATCTTCGAGAAGCTTGGCCTGGAAGGGCGCAACGCGGCGACCGTGCGCGCTCTGGAGGTGCTCAATTCACCTGCCCGCGTTCGGAACTAGGGGCCAGACGCGGGGCACAAGGATGATCGCGACCGCAAAGATCAACAGCGTCAGAGGTGTGCCGATCTTCAGAAAATCCGAGAACTTGTAACGTCCCGGCCCGTACACCATCAGGCACGAAGGTTCCAGGGGAGTCATAAACGAGCAACTGGCAGCCACTGTGATCATCATCGCAAATGTCCGCGGATTCAGATCAAGCTGAAGCGCGGTCTGAATTGCAATTGGAACAATCACCACTGCCGCAGCCTGGTTGGACATGGGTTGCGTGAGAAGGACGGTGAGCAGAAAGAATCCCGAGAGAAGCCAAAGCGGGTTCATGCTGCCCGCGCCGTTTACGATCAGCGTCGCGAGGTACTTGGCTGTGCCGGTTTCCGCCATGGCGACACCCACGGACAGCATTGCGCCGATCAGTATGACAGCCTTCCATTCCAGCTCCCGATATGCTTCGTCTGGCGTGACGCAGCGCGTGAGAAAGGCGAGCGCGGCGCCGGTCATGACTGCAACGGGCAGGCTCAGGATGTTGAAGGCGGCCGCCGCAAGGCTGGCGACGAAGATGGCCATCGCGACCGGCGCGCGTTTGCGCAGCGGGCGCTTGTCGGAGACCGCACTGATGACGCGGAAAAGGTTTTCGGTTTCCATCTCGGCGATGCGCGAGCGGCGTCCCTGGATCAACAGCGTGTCGCCCACACGCAGCGGGATGATGCTAATCTTCTGAAAAAGCGTCGTTCCATGGCGGTTGATCCCGAGCACTTGCAGGCCGTAGCGCTCGCGGAAACCAATCCCTTTCAAAGTGCGGCCAATCAACGGTGATCGTGCCAGAACCACGACTTCCACAAGCCCGGTGTCTTCGCTGCGAACGGTGGGGTCGGACAGTTTGACATCGGATTTGATTTCGATGCCCGTCACATCCTTGATCTTCAGGATCTCATCGCTCTGGCCTTCCACGAGCAGAACGTCATCGGCCTCGAGGCGCACGTCCGAACGCGGCACCTGGTAGTCGGCGCCTTTGCGCACAAGCCGCAGCACCGTCAGATCAAGGTCCTTGCCGAGGCCGGTTTCGGCGAGGGTTTTTCCCACGAGCGGCGACCCGGCGAGAACGATGATTTCAGTCAGATAAGGACGAATCCCGAGTTCCTCAACCTTCTCCCCGGCCGTGCGATGCTGCAGCCATTTGCGGCCAACGAAAAACGTGTAGGTCAGGCCGATCAATGCGATCGGGAGGCCAACCGGGGTTAGTTCGAACAGGCCGATGGGGGCCATGCGTTGCTGGACCATCAAGCCGCTTACGACGATGTTCGTCGATGTGCTGATCAGGGTGACGGAGCTGCTGAGAATGGACGCGAAGGCGAGGGGCAGCAAGACCTGGCTCGGATTGATCTGCGCGCGTTTGGCTATCCCGAGAACAACGGGAACAAAAAACGCCGTTGCCGCCGTGTTGCTCATGAACGCGCTGAACCCCGAAGTGGCAAGCATCACCACGATCAGCACGCGGTTAATCGACGTGCCGGTGAGCCGCAGGATGCGCGCACCCGCCCACTCAACGACTCCCGTTCGCCAGAGCGCTGCCGTCAGCAGGAGCAGGCCCAGGATCATGATCACGGTGTCGCTGCCAAACCCGGCGAATGCCTGGTCCGCCGGGAGCAACCCGGTGAACACCAGGGTCAGCATCAGGGAAAGAGCCACCACGTCGGGTTGCACCCAATCCGTGGAGAACAGAACCACGGCTACGACGATAAGGCCTAGCAACAGCCCGATTTCCAAGGTCATTGCGCCCCACATTGCCGGTCCGGCACGGCGCGGTCAACGGGGTCTCTCCGCCGGCGCAGAACGCTCCGCTCCCCTCAGCATCATCGCCGACACGTGTTCAAGCGCCTTCTGCCAGGCTGCACTTGCCTCGGGCGTGTATCCCGTTCCAAGCGTCTGCGCCAGCATCTGCAGCAATGCCAGTCTCACCGTGTTGTAGTGTTCCTTCGTGGTGCCGTAGGCCACATGGCGGCGTCCCAGCCCTTCCATCATCAACGACAGCCGGGCTGGAGAGTCGAGGGAACTGATGATGAAATTGAGCGCGTCCATCAACTTGCGGCCCTGTAATTCGATGCTCGTATGAAACATGCCCCGCAATGAGGGATCCCGGTCGAACAGGATCTGGTAGAACAACAGGGCCGCAATGGTTCCCTGCGACTGCACCTGTGCGAACGTCCGGCGCAGCACCGCGATCTCGTGCGGCGTCAGCCGATCGGCTGCGGCTGGATTCCCGTGCAGGCTCATGCTCATTCACAAAACGATAGTTTCGGGCCGGGCCTTCGCCCTATGCGACTTTGGTCGTATCCGCCTCAATTTCTCGAGTTGCGAAAACGGCGGATCAGGCCACATTGCAGCGCTTCCAAATGAGACGTTCTGGTTCTGCCGTTATCCTCGCCACGCATGCGATCCCTGCACTTGTCCTCTCCGCTGGCCTTAGCGCGGCCGCTGCTGACGATATCGGCCTGGCGCCTTTGCGGGCGGCGGTTTCCAATCTGTTTGGGGAAGGAATCCGAGTGGCACAGGT contains these protein-coding regions:
- a CDS encoding ATP-binding protein produces the protein MPSNHSKAIFDGFVPQIGVTPLAELLSNLLGEIAALMEVERVGYSRMERDGSSIQQEFQYYLSRRHCDAGSLLRLYARDYPGYFAALNARSNVIVSHDVMSDPRLAEFQQTYFKPLGITSMLDVPVHRAGQLYGVICHEHVGPPRHWTDMEVEAARSFAHLVALAIETDQRQKMEAAVRDREARYRAAIEHTPAAIVVLNAATGKFVETNDNAVRLFGLSREELLDTGPAELSPPRQADGRPSKDVARENIGAAVNGETRIFEWLHRDRSGRDIPCEIRIARMPAEDETLVIAAIMDITERKRAEAELRMALEQERELSELKTNFVNVVSHEFRTPLGVIVSSAEILEHYFERLPGEQRAGHLQDIGFAAQQMAGLMDEVLLLGRVDSGRMQCNPEPLDMAGFCRRLVDEQLSATHRKCPIQLTVEGCASQASADEALLRHVFNNLLSNAVKYSAAGSVVTFVVRREERDAVFEIQDHGIGIPASDQKRLFEAFHRGQNVGDIAGTGLGLVIAKSCVDLHSGTIAISSEPGKGTRVTVRLPLFRTRRSDTRNGATKTKRQAAASMDAI
- a CDS encoding response regulator transcription factor, which produces MNRILVIEDQPQMRKNIVTILTMENFTVLSAENGRLGLELARRETPDLIICDVMMPDLDGYGVLKALREESATADIPFIFLTAKSEKLDIRAGMNFGADDYLTKPVTRDDLLAAIAARLERRRSVDAAHSGRGFQPDFSSPAPLKRLGLTERESEVLLWVSQGKSNAEIGIILGMAEKTVKKHMGNIFEKLGLEGRNAATVRALEVLNSPARVRN
- a CDS encoding SLC13 family permease, which gives rise to MTLEIGLLLGLIVVAVVLFSTDWVQPDVVALSLMLTLVFTGLLPADQAFAGFGSDTVIMILGLLLLTAALWRTGVVEWAGARILRLTGTSINRVLIVVMLATSGFSAFMSNTAATAFFVPVVLGIAKRAQINPSQVLLPLAFASILSSSVTLISTSTNIVVSGLMVQQRMAPIGLFELTPVGLPIALIGLTYTFFVGRKWLQHRTAGEKVEELGIRPYLTEIIVLAGSPLVGKTLAETGLGKDLDLTVLRLVRKGADYQVPRSDVRLEADDVLLVEGQSDEILKIKDVTGIEIKSDVKLSDPTVRSEDTGLVEVVVLARSPLIGRTLKGIGFRERYGLQVLGINRHGTTLFQKISIIPLRVGDTLLIQGRRSRIAEMETENLFRVISAVSDKRPLRKRAPVAMAIFVASLAAAAFNILSLPVAVMTGAALAFLTRCVTPDEAYRELEWKAVILIGAMLSVGVAMAETGTAKYLATLIVNGAGSMNPLWLLSGFFLLTVLLTQPMSNQAAAVVIVPIAIQTALQLDLNPRTFAMMITVAASCSFMTPLEPSCLMVYGPGRYKFSDFLKIGTPLTLLIFAVAIILVPRVWPLVPNAGR
- a CDS encoding globin domain-containing protein; translated protein: MSMSLHGNPAAADRLTPHEIAVLRRTFAQVQSQGTIAALLFYQILFDRDPSLRGMFHTSIELQGRKLMDALNFIISSLDSPARLSLMMEGLGRRHVAYGTTKEHYNTVRLALLQMLAQTLGTGYTPEASAAWQKALEHVSAMMLRGAERSAPAERPR